From Brochothrix thermosphacta DSM 20171 = FSL F6-1036, a single genomic window includes:
- a CDS encoding beta-glucosidase gives MDTSEAVNLFDGLKNAGIEYNKQLYQFYTELDEVKALQKQKNENGLTQVLKSMVSGTDKDEPNVSYLKDNVLKQAKDYSDNAVVLLTSSGVESSDMSEEQLRLTANKKALIKKVAENFENVTIVVNAGNALELGYLEEFPQIKSIVWVGIPGPFGTEALGDVLAGKVNPSGRLTDTYAYNSQSAPATENFGDYNYTNLKQSFVNYQEGIYIGYRFYETYYKGDEQGYQKAVQFPYGHGLSYTTFDWKVASQKMTDKKISVEVEVTNTGKVAGKDVVQLYYSAPYTKGGLEKAAVALGAYDKTKELQPGEKQTLKLSFATNDMASYDSQTEEAYVLDEGKYQLKLAKNVHDKGKKLTYEVAKRQVIKEDSATGTTIKNQFEASEAGLTYLSRDDWKGTYPSDKKINDEAPQFVLDDLAKTPTDSKLDMPAFGKDNGLKLSDLKNLAHDDPKWEQFLDQFTKDELINYVVKGAYQTEAIDRLGIPASMLLDGPAGLNSFFKKFKAASFPSENVLAATWSNALGYEMGEVVGKEAKVYGVHGWYAPAVNLHRTAMGGRNFEYFSEDPLLSGKMGAAVIKGAQEQDIIVFMKHFAMNDQEKNARSGLYVWGNEQSIRELHLRPFEIAVKEGKNLGTMSSFSMINGKWAGGNTELLNDVLRDEWGFKGMVSSDAVFGFMHADDAIVAGNDLMLDTMSAPKNIKRIEQAYKADPSGTALGLRTSVHNILYALLQTYLIK, from the coding sequence ATTGATACATCAGAAGCCGTTAATTTATTTGATGGTTTGAAGAATGCGGGCATTGAGTATAATAAACAATTATATCAATTTTATACAGAACTCGATGAGGTTAAGGCACTCCAAAAGCAAAAAAATGAAAATGGTTTAACGCAAGTTCTGAAATCGATGGTTTCAGGAACCGATAAAGATGAACCGAATGTTTCTTATTTGAAAGATAATGTGCTAAAACAGGCTAAAGATTATTCAGATAATGCCGTGGTATTACTTACAAGTTCGGGTGTTGAAAGCAGTGATATGTCAGAGGAGCAGTTACGATTAACGGCGAATAAAAAAGCGCTAATTAAAAAAGTGGCAGAAAACTTTGAAAATGTGACTATTGTCGTCAATGCAGGTAATGCGCTTGAATTAGGTTATCTAGAAGAATTCCCGCAGATTAAATCGATTGTTTGGGTGGGGATACCAGGGCCATTCGGTACGGAAGCTTTGGGTGATGTATTAGCGGGTAAAGTTAATCCATCGGGACGTTTAACAGATACGTATGCCTATAATAGTCAATCAGCGCCAGCAACTGAAAATTTTGGTGATTATAACTATACAAATTTAAAACAGTCATTTGTTAATTATCAAGAAGGGATATACATTGGGTATCGTTTTTACGAAACGTATTATAAAGGCGATGAACAAGGCTATCAAAAAGCAGTACAATTCCCTTACGGACATGGTTTAAGTTACACAACATTTGATTGGAAAGTAGCCAGTCAAAAAATGACTGACAAAAAAATAAGTGTTGAGGTAGAAGTGACAAATACAGGTAAGGTAGCAGGTAAAGACGTCGTACAACTTTATTATTCAGCACCGTATACAAAAGGTGGTTTAGAAAAAGCGGCAGTTGCTTTAGGTGCCTATGATAAAACAAAGGAGTTACAACCTGGAGAAAAACAAACGTTGAAACTATCATTTGCAACGAATGATATGGCGTCATACGATTCTCAAACAGAGGAAGCCTATGTGCTAGATGAGGGTAAGTATCAGCTTAAGTTAGCAAAAAATGTGCATGATAAAGGAAAAAAATTAACGTATGAGGTTGCGAAGCGTCAAGTTATTAAAGAAGATTCCGCAACGGGTACGACAATCAAAAATCAATTTGAGGCAAGCGAAGCAGGATTAACCTATTTATCACGTGATGATTGGAAAGGAACCTACCCGTCAGATAAAAAAATCAACGATGAAGCGCCACAATTTGTTTTAGATGATTTAGCAAAAACGCCAACAGATTCTAAGTTGGATATGCCGGCGTTTGGCAAAGATAATGGTCTGAAGTTAAGTGATTTAAAAAATCTAGCACATGATGATCCAAAGTGGGAGCAGTTCTTAGATCAATTTACGAAGGATGAATTAATTAATTATGTTGTAAAAGGAGCGTATCAAACAGAGGCGATTGACCGTTTAGGGATACCAGCTTCAATGTTATTGGATGGACCGGCTGGACTGAATTCGTTCTTCAAAAAGTTCAAAGCCGCCTCGTTCCCATCGGAAAATGTTTTGGCAGCAACATGGAGCAATGCGCTTGGTTATGAGATGGGTGAAGTAGTTGGAAAGGAAGCAAAAGTATATGGCGTTCATGGTTGGTATGCGCCTGCTGTTAATCTTCATCGAACAGCAATGGGTGGACGTAACTTTGAATACTTTTCAGAAGACCCGCTATTATCAGGAAAGATGGGGGCTGCTGTAATAAAAGGAGCGCAAGAGCAAGATATTATTGTATTTATGAAGCATTTTGCGATGAATGATCAAGAAAAAAATGCTCGCTCAGGTTTATATGTTTGGGGGAACGAACAATCGATTCGTGAATTGCATTTACGCCCCTTTGAAATAGCCGTGAAAGAAGGTAAGAATTTAGGAACAATGTCAAGTTTTAGTATGATTAATGGTAAATGGGCAGGTGGCAATACAGAGTTGTTAAATGATGTATTACGTGATGAGTGGGGCTTTAAAGGGATGGTTTCGAGTGATGCTGTTTTTGGTTTCATGCATGCGGATGATGCCATTGTAGCGGGTAATGATTTAATGCTCGATACAATGAGTGCGCCTAAAAATATAAAACGGATTGAGCAAGCCTATAAAGCAGATCCATCTGGCACAGCATTAGGGCTTAGAACGAGTGTGCATAATATTTTATATGCGTTATTACAAACATATTTAATTAAATAA
- a CDS encoding MurR/RpiR family transcriptional regulator translates to MSGLISHRIEMNLSKLSKVEQQVAQLILDKGHAIAQLSTQEIAKQAQTSPASVVRFCRSMGLKGVPELKMALSAESGQDKMTGYYDIRSDEAPDILIRKLKANTIQTLEDTLAMVDVKQLQTIADKMVEAETIFIFGIGASWLVAEDFMQKWLRLGKHVYAVQDTHLMATIMTTAPKKAMFFGISYSGETREVIKLRDIAKFNGIQTVSLTGFGSNTLNREVDHVLQTSHAPEALLRSAATSSRTAQMFIVDSLFYVYAAKDIARTQQLLQETRGTIADLK, encoded by the coding sequence ATGAGTGGGTTAATCAGTCATCGTATAGAAATGAATCTAAGCAAGCTATCTAAAGTGGAACAACAGGTGGCGCAGCTTATTCTGGATAAAGGCCATGCGATTGCACAACTATCAACGCAGGAAATTGCAAAACAAGCACAAACCAGTCCTGCATCAGTGGTGCGTTTTTGTCGTTCGATGGGATTGAAGGGCGTACCTGAGTTAAAGATGGCCTTGTCTGCTGAAAGTGGTCAGGATAAGATGACAGGTTACTATGACATCCGTTCAGATGAAGCCCCCGATATCCTTATACGTAAGTTAAAAGCCAATACCATTCAAACGTTAGAAGATACACTTGCCATGGTTGATGTGAAGCAGCTTCAAACGATAGCGGATAAGATGGTTGAAGCGGAGACGATATTTATATTTGGTATCGGAGCTTCTTGGCTCGTAGCAGAAGACTTTATGCAAAAATGGTTACGATTAGGTAAACATGTTTATGCGGTACAAGATACCCATTTAATGGCAACCATTATGACGACAGCGCCTAAGAAAGCGATGTTCTTTGGTATCTCATACAGTGGTGAGACAAGAGAAGTCATCAAGTTGCGCGATATTGCTAAATTTAATGGGATACAAACAGTTTCGTTAACAGGATTTGGTAGCAATACGCTAAATCGTGAAGTAGATCATGTATTACAAACATCTCATGCGCCAGAAGCCCTTTTAAGGAGTGCAGCAACGAGTTCAAGAACGGCGCAAATGTTTATTGTTGATTCGCTCTTTTATGTATACGCAGCTAAGGATATTGCACGTACACAACAGCTGTTACAGGAAACGCGCGGAACTATTGCCGATTTAAAATGA
- a CDS encoding PTS transporter subunit EIIC: MSKETELAQRILGQIGGLENIRVVNHCMTRVRLSLRDNDQVQMDALKQVKGVMGVVEEDTIQIIVGPGTVNKVAKAMTDMTGVELGAEIPTGNTHTSGGSNREKVEALASENKAKYKKGGNGRFKRILATISGIFIPLIPAFVGAGLIAGIGAIISNMLVAERIHGMQWEQIVLVLNVIKNALFTFLNIYVGINAAKQFGATLPLGGVIGGVVLLSGVTPDQTIQNIFTNEPLIAGQGGIIGVILAVYLLSFIEKGLRTFVPNAIDIIVTPTIALLVTGLATIFLIMPGAGYISDGLLTTINWVIGTGGAISGFLLAVLFLPMVMFGLHQVLTPIHIEMIAQTGMTTLLPIIAMAGAGQVGAAIALWVRCRKNKPLTNIIKGALPVGVLGIGEPLIYGVTLPLGRPFITACLGGGIGGAVIGLFGNVGSIAIGPSGVALIPLINTGHWMIYIYGLLAAYAAGMVLTYFFGVPKSAMEAIDED; this comes from the coding sequence ATGAGTAAAGAAACAGAATTAGCACAACGGATTTTAGGGCAAATTGGTGGCCTTGAAAATATTAGAGTTGTCAATCACTGTATGACACGTGTGCGTTTGAGTTTGCGTGATAACGATCAAGTCCAAATGGATGCCTTGAAACAAGTAAAAGGTGTGATGGGTGTTGTTGAAGAAGATACCATTCAAATCATCGTGGGTCCTGGTACGGTTAACAAAGTTGCGAAAGCGATGACGGATATGACGGGCGTGGAATTGGGTGCTGAGATTCCAACGGGGAATACGCACACAAGCGGTGGCAGTAATCGTGAAAAAGTAGAAGCCTTAGCTTCAGAAAATAAAGCGAAATATAAAAAAGGCGGCAACGGACGATTTAAACGTATTTTAGCGACAATTTCCGGTATTTTCATTCCGTTAATTCCAGCGTTTGTTGGTGCGGGGTTAATTGCGGGTATTGGTGCAATTATCTCGAACATGTTAGTAGCAGAGCGAATTCATGGGATGCAATGGGAGCAAATCGTTTTAGTGTTGAATGTCATTAAAAACGCATTGTTTACCTTCTTAAATATCTATGTCGGTATTAATGCAGCGAAACAATTTGGTGCGACGTTGCCTCTGGGTGGTGTCATTGGTGGTGTTGTCTTGCTTAGTGGTGTGACACCTGATCAAACGATCCAAAATATCTTTACAAATGAACCTTTGATTGCTGGTCAAGGTGGGATAATTGGTGTAATACTTGCTGTTTACCTCTTATCATTTATTGAAAAAGGGTTACGTACGTTTGTGCCTAATGCGATTGATATTATTGTGACACCAACGATTGCATTGCTTGTGACAGGTCTGGCGACAATCTTCTTGATTATGCCGGGCGCAGGTTATATCTCAGATGGTTTGTTAACAACAATTAACTGGGTGATTGGTACAGGTGGCGCAATTTCCGGCTTCTTGTTAGCGGTATTGTTTTTACCGATGGTAATGTTTGGTTTACACCAAGTGTTAACGCCGATTCATATCGAAATGATTGCTCAAACAGGAATGACAACATTATTGCCGATTATTGCAATGGCAGGTGCCGGTCAAGTTGGTGCAGCAATTGCGTTATGGGTTAGATGTCGTAAAAATAAACCGTTAACAAACATCATTAAAGGTGCTTTACCAGTTGGTGTGCTTGGGATTGGAGAGCCACTCATCTATGGTGTAACATTACCATTAGGACGTCCATTTATTACTGCTTGTTTAGGTGGTGGTATTGGTGGTGCTGTGATTGGGTTATTCGGTAATGTGGGTTCAATTGCAATCGGACCGTCAGGTGTTGCCTTGATTCCGCTAATTAATACAGGTCATTGGATGATTTATATTTATGGCTTATTAGCTGCTTATGCTGCAGGTATGGTATTAACCTATTTCTTTGGTGTACCAAAATCAGCAATGGAAGCGATTGATGAAGACTAG
- a CDS encoding MupG family TIM beta-alpha barrel fold protein: MLGFLVSLTEQSIAENKRLIKQMSTAGSRYVFTSLQMPEERDRDLTAVIKELGDCMKEQQLQWIADVSPATFERYTEADLASWGFTGLRIDDGVTMRQIAGMTQRWQIILNASTLTAADLAELTAEQAVFENLSAWYNYYPRPETGLAREAVRAHTSFIKSHGLTTGAFIQGDGQQRGPIFAGLPTLEAHRDLHPLAQYFNLLDIGIDTVLIGDLSLAESTLVQFKKWFNERIIQLHVTVLENTVDWLSPVYQVRRDVARDVIRAANSRIEFSNHYHPIAPANCQERLRGSVTIDNAAYLRYEGELQIILGDLLADEKVNVVGRVVMEEHVLLRYVNKPNSRFTCVVR; the protein is encoded by the coding sequence ATGTTGGGTTTTTTAGTATCATTAACAGAACAAAGTATCGCAGAAAATAAGCGTTTGATTAAACAGATGTCAACCGCAGGTAGTCGTTACGTGTTTACTTCGTTACAAATGCCTGAAGAAAGGGACCGTGATTTAACAGCTGTTATAAAAGAGCTAGGTGACTGTATGAAAGAGCAGCAGTTACAATGGATAGCTGACGTATCGCCCGCAACATTTGAACGTTATACTGAAGCGGATTTAGCATCATGGGGATTCACTGGTTTAAGGATTGATGATGGCGTGACAATGAGACAAATTGCGGGGATGACACAACGATGGCAAATTATTTTGAATGCCAGTACCTTAACGGCTGCTGATTTAGCCGAACTAACAGCGGAACAGGCTGTATTTGAAAACTTAAGTGCCTGGTATAATTATTACCCACGTCCTGAAACGGGATTGGCACGTGAGGCAGTGAGAGCGCATACGAGCTTCATCAAAAGCCATGGTTTAACAACAGGTGCATTTATTCAAGGAGATGGTCAACAAAGAGGGCCGATTTTTGCTGGTTTGCCAACATTAGAAGCACATCGTGACCTGCATCCATTGGCGCAGTACTTCAATCTGCTAGATATTGGTATCGATACGGTTTTAATTGGTGATTTGAGTTTAGCTGAATCAACATTAGTACAGTTTAAGAAATGGTTTAATGAACGCATTATCCAGTTACATGTGACCGTTTTAGAAAATACCGTGGATTGGTTATCACCTGTTTATCAAGTGAGACGTGATGTGGCACGCGATGTCATCCGAGCAGCAAATAGTCGCATTGAATTTTCTAACCATTATCATCCAATAGCACCTGCTAACTGTCAGGAACGTTTACGAGGAAGTGTTACGATTGATAACGCTGCTTATTTAAGGTATGAAGGTGAATTACAAATTATACTCGGTGATTTGTTAGCGGATGAGAAGGTGAATGTTGTGGGTAGAGTAGTAATGGAAGAACATGTACTATTGCGCTATGTGAATAAGCCAAACTCTCGCTTCACATGTGTCGTACGATAG
- a CDS encoding MBL fold metallo-hydrolase, whose protein sequence is MLKIERIVNGNIQENCYIVHNDRYSLIIDPGEDYETIVATIEKTATKPVAVLLTHAHFDHIASLQPIRDLYTIPVYVSPIEKEWLVNPELNLSAGSGNPIVAKAAEELFETGKTYTLGDISFHVVETPGHSPGSVTIVFEDFIVCGDALFKGSIGRTDLYLGSQEQLVQSIRDNILTLPDILPAYPGHGDSTTIGHEKATNPFLK, encoded by the coding sequence ATGTTGAAAATTGAACGTATCGTTAACGGAAACATTCAAGAAAACTGTTATATCGTACATAATGATCGTTATAGCTTAATTATCGATCCTGGTGAAGATTATGAGACAATCGTTGCAACAATAGAGAAAACAGCAACGAAACCAGTCGCAGTTTTATTGACACATGCGCATTTTGATCATATCGCCTCTTTACAACCTATACGCGACCTTTACACAATTCCGGTCTATGTCAGCCCCATTGAAAAAGAATGGCTTGTTAATCCTGAGTTAAATCTTTCAGCAGGCAGCGGTAACCCGATTGTAGCAAAAGCCGCCGAAGAACTATTTGAAACAGGTAAAACCTATACACTAGGTGATATTTCTTTTCATGTCGTTGAAACACCCGGACATTCACCAGGCAGCGTAACCATTGTTTTTGAAGACTTTATCGTATGCGGCGACGCCCTGTTTAAAGGAAGTATTGGACGAACTGATCTCTACTTAGGCAGTCAAGAACAACTCGTACAAAGTATCCGCGATAACATACTTACTTTACCCGATATATTGCCAGCCTATCCAGGCCATGGTGACAGCACAACAATCGGACATGAAAAAGCAACAAATCCATTTTTGAAGTAA
- a CDS encoding beta-glucosidase has translation MKYEALINKMTLEEKASLMSGENFWNTKAIKRLNIPGIMMTDGPHGLRKQGGKADHLGLNASIPATCYPTAATLANSWDKQLVEEVGQFLARECVSENVSAILGPGLNIKRNPLCGRNFEYFSEDPFLTGTLASAQVTGIQSEGVAACPKHFAVNSQEHMRMTIDEIVDERSLRELYLEGFRRVVEKAAPQMMMSSYNKINGIYANEHPHLMNEILYDEWNYQGVVVTDWGGNNERVAGLKAGNQLEMPATNGITDKEIVEAVTDGNLAETILDEAVDRMLSLVFTTHAVAERELTIDLEEHHQKAVEAAKRSMVLLKNSAEILPLHPQEKVAIVGDFANKPRYQGAGSSLINPTQLQSPLELLEKTQLDVVGYAQGFKRMGGKSKSLIKQAVELAVNADKVLVFMGLDESSEAEGIDRDTLELPDNQLQLINELLKVNQEIVVVLAGGGVLELPFADESGVKGLVHTYLAGQGSAEALIAVLLGEYNPSGKLSESYPFTYGDVPSAPYYPGREATSEHREGLFIGYRYFDTMNVPVRYSFGYGLSYTQFAYSNIVRTDLSVSFNITNTGKVAGEEIAQLYVEKADTKIIRAKRELKGYAKVRLEPGETKTITINLDEQAFAYYSVMHEDWAIEAGVYRIQIGSSLQDIRLETTIECAAKNESDEFNLDRYPEYASGNIQAISDEEFHKLLGYYPPAALWSPADPLGMNDTIAQAKNKNWLGKLTYGTVMLVKNCLTIVKQPLWANNIYFVLNMPFRQIERFTGGKVSRKKVERYLRWINGNTK, from the coding sequence TTGAAATATGAAGCGTTGATTAACAAGATGACACTAGAAGAAAAAGCATCACTGATGTCAGGAGAAAATTTTTGGAATACAAAAGCGATTAAACGCTTAAATATCCCAGGGATCATGATGACAGATGGACCGCACGGTTTAAGGAAACAAGGTGGGAAAGCCGATCACTTGGGACTTAATGCGAGTATTCCAGCCACGTGTTATCCGACTGCAGCCACGTTGGCGAATAGTTGGGATAAGCAACTGGTTGAAGAAGTGGGGCAGTTTTTAGCGCGGGAATGTGTCTCTGAAAATGTGAGTGCCATACTAGGTCCCGGTTTAAATATAAAACGTAATCCGCTTTGCGGACGTAACTTTGAATATTTTTCAGAAGACCCATTTCTAACGGGAACTTTAGCGAGTGCACAAGTAACGGGGATTCAAAGTGAGGGTGTAGCAGCTTGCCCTAAACACTTTGCGGTTAACAGTCAAGAACACATGCGTATGACGATCGATGAAATTGTGGATGAGCGCTCATTGCGTGAACTTTATCTAGAAGGCTTTCGTAGAGTGGTAGAAAAAGCGGCGCCGCAAATGATGATGTCATCGTATAATAAAATTAATGGTATCTATGCCAATGAACATCCTCATCTTATGAATGAAATTTTGTATGATGAATGGAACTATCAAGGTGTGGTTGTGACAGACTGGGGCGGCAATAATGAGCGTGTAGCAGGTTTAAAGGCGGGTAATCAATTGGAGATGCCCGCTACTAACGGCATTACTGATAAGGAAATTGTTGAGGCTGTTACGGACGGTAATCTTGCGGAAACGATTCTTGATGAAGCTGTTGATCGCATGTTATCACTTGTTTTCACGACTCATGCAGTGGCAGAAAGAGAGTTAACAATTGATTTGGAAGAACATCATCAGAAGGCTGTGGAAGCTGCAAAACGTTCAATGGTATTATTAAAAAATTCAGCTGAAATTTTACCGTTACACCCACAAGAAAAAGTGGCCATTGTGGGTGATTTTGCGAACAAACCACGTTACCAAGGTGCGGGAAGTTCTTTGATTAATCCCACGCAACTTCAAAGCCCGTTGGAACTGTTGGAGAAAACGCAGTTGGATGTAGTGGGCTATGCACAAGGTTTCAAGCGGATGGGTGGCAAAAGCAAATCGTTAATCAAACAAGCGGTTGAACTTGCTGTAAATGCAGATAAAGTGTTAGTGTTTATGGGGTTGGATGAGAGTAGTGAAGCGGAGGGGATAGATCGAGATACGCTTGAATTACCTGACAATCAATTACAACTTATCAACGAATTACTAAAAGTAAATCAAGAAATCGTAGTTGTCTTAGCAGGTGGTGGCGTTCTTGAGTTGCCTTTTGCTGATGAGTCAGGTGTGAAAGGTCTAGTGCATACGTATCTTGCAGGTCAAGGAAGCGCAGAAGCTTTGATCGCAGTGTTATTAGGTGAATACAATCCTAGTGGAAAGCTCAGTGAAAGTTACCCCTTTACCTATGGGGATGTTCCATCAGCACCCTATTATCCAGGGCGAGAAGCGACGTCTGAACATCGTGAAGGTTTGTTTATTGGTTATCGTTATTTTGATACGATGAACGTGCCGGTGCGTTATTCGTTTGGTTATGGTCTATCCTATACGCAGTTTGCCTATTCGAACATTGTTCGCACAGATCTAAGTGTGTCGTTTAATATAACGAATACGGGGAAAGTTGCGGGTGAAGAAATCGCCCAACTTTATGTTGAAAAGGCCGATACAAAAATCATTCGAGCAAAACGCGAATTAAAAGGGTATGCAAAGGTGAGGCTAGAACCCGGTGAGACTAAAACGATTACAATAAATTTGGACGAGCAAGCTTTTGCTTATTATAGTGTGATGCATGAAGATTGGGCAATTGAAGCGGGGGTATACCGTATTCAAATAGGAAGTTCACTACAAGATATTCGTTTAGAAACAACAATTGAATGTGCTGCTAAAAATGAGAGTGATGAATTTAATCTAGATAGGTATCCTGAATATGCATCTGGAAATATTCAGGCGATATCCGATGAGGAGTTTCACAAACTATTAGGTTATTATCCGCCAGCTGCGTTATGGTCACCTGCTGATCCATTGGGAATGAATGATACTATTGCACAAGCTAAAAATAAAAATTGGCTTGGTAAATTAACCTATGGCACAGTGATGTTAGTGAAAAACTGTCTAACTATCGTTAAACAGCCTCTGTGGGCGAATAATATTTACTTTGTATTGAACATGCCATTTCGACAGATTGAACGTTTCACTGGAGGCAAAGTTAGTCGTAAAAAAGTAGAACGTTACTTACGTTGGATAAACGGCAATACAAAGTAG
- a CDS encoding energy-coupling factor transporter transmembrane component T family protein, whose translation MVTETAFFRRVNPAYKFLIFFIITLLTIFLRDVTLLAALSGCALLVYLIFSPLTLKWKVGLLLPFVLLAFFSGITVILFGLGDDVLFQFLWWRISSESLAHGTMIILRTLFFSLIGLSFATTTNPVLFFYSAMQQFKVPTFIAYSFLTVFRLIPIMAEEITILNKAMRVRGVSRIKGPRGVWEKMKRYSITMLSQSIRRAFRISVAMSAKKFTTGPRTFYYTTTFSRVDVYYTLLWLAIIGGCLFFFN comes from the coding sequence ATGGTAACTGAAACAGCTTTCTTTCGCCGTGTAAATCCGGCCTATAAGTTTTTAATTTTCTTTATCATCACATTATTAACGATTTTTTTACGTGATGTGACTCTCTTAGCTGCTTTATCTGGTTGTGCTTTATTGGTATATCTCATCTTTTCGCCCTTAACTTTAAAATGGAAGGTAGGCTTATTATTACCCTTTGTTCTTTTAGCATTTTTCAGTGGTATTACCGTCATTCTCTTTGGCCTTGGAGATGATGTGTTATTTCAATTTTTATGGTGGCGCATTTCTAGTGAAAGTTTAGCTCACGGAACGATGATTATCTTACGTACATTGTTTTTCTCATTAATCGGGTTGTCATTCGCTACAACGACGAACCCTGTTTTATTCTTTTATTCAGCGATGCAACAATTCAAAGTCCCTACCTTTATTGCATATAGTTTCCTCACAGTCTTTCGATTGATTCCTATCATGGCAGAAGAGATTACGATTTTAAATAAAGCAATGCGTGTGCGTGGCGTTTCTCGTATTAAGGGGCCCCGTGGTGTTTGGGAAAAAATGAAACGTTACAGCATTACCATGTTATCTCAATCAATTCGCAGAGCCTTTCGAATCTCAGTCGCCATGTCAGCAAAAAAATTCACGACTGGCCCACGTACGTTTTATTACACAACGACTTTTTCACGCGTTGACGTTTATTATACGTTACTATGGCTAGCTATTATCGGCGGATGTTTATTCTTCTTCAATTAA
- the murQ gene encoding N-acetylmuramic acid 6-phosphate etherase, translating into MIEHLNTEKRNEKTADLDQMSVLEILTVMNQEDETIPKAIAKELPAIEKMVKAVITAFEKGGRLFYIGAGTSGRLGILDAVECVPTFGTEPEMVQGLIAGGAKAIKDAVEGAEDSEELAVADLKAAQLTENDVVIGIAASGRTPYVIGGLDYAKNIGATTGSIACNAPAEISEHADIAIEVVSGAEILTGSTRLKAGTTQKLVLNMISTTAMIGIGKVYKNLMVDVRSTNIKLVRRAKNIIKDATGCDEATAERVFEESNHHVKTAIVMVLTNMSYEEATNSLVENKGFVRRTIAKD; encoded by the coding sequence ATGATTGAACATTTAAACACTGAAAAACGTAACGAGAAAACAGCGGACTTAGATCAGATGTCTGTCTTAGAGATACTAACTGTGATGAACCAAGAGGATGAAACAATTCCGAAAGCGATTGCTAAAGAATTACCTGCGATTGAAAAAATGGTCAAAGCGGTTATTACGGCTTTTGAAAAAGGGGGTCGCTTATTTTATATTGGTGCTGGAACGAGTGGTCGTTTAGGTATCCTTGATGCGGTTGAATGTGTGCCAACGTTTGGTACTGAACCGGAAATGGTACAAGGCTTAATTGCGGGTGGCGCGAAAGCGATTAAAGATGCAGTTGAAGGTGCTGAAGATTCAGAGGAATTAGCGGTTGCTGATTTGAAAGCTGCCCAATTAACTGAGAACGATGTTGTCATTGGTATCGCGGCGAGTGGTCGTACACCTTATGTTATTGGTGGTTTGGATTATGCGAAAAACATAGGTGCAACGACGGGAAGTATAGCGTGTAACGCACCTGCTGAAATTAGTGAGCATGCTGATATTGCAATTGAAGTTGTATCAGGGGCAGAGATACTAACGGGTTCAACGCGTCTAAAAGCTGGAACAACACAAAAATTAGTGTTGAATATGATTTCAACGACAGCAATGATTGGTATCGGTAAAGTATATAAAAACTTAATGGTAGATGTTCGTTCAACAAATATTAAATTAGTGCGACGTGCCAAAAATATCATTAAAGATGCAACAGGTTGTGATGAAGCGACAGCTGAACGTGTGTTTGAAGAGAGTAATCACCATGTGAAAACGGCGATTGTAATGGTATTAACAAATATGAGTTATGAAGAAGCGACAAATAGCTTGGTTGAGAATAAAGGCTTTGTCCGTCGCACAATTGCAAAAGACTAA